One genomic segment of bacterium includes these proteins:
- a CDS encoding CPBP family intramembrane metalloprotease, translated as MKTNNNSMQWLRLFLGLVLVFALFHWTASVLGSDRGQYGVLIGLLVVAAIITAKIFLFNKSFKESVKEVGLTSPKSSGILIAILISVLMLLTILVFSSVTDSSFSFYPKWHLLVPGLFFQAGIAEETLFRGYLFGHIRTKYSFWKAAILAAVPFILVHLIMFYSLSFAIAFASILLAVVTSFPFARLFELGGNTIWAPAILHFVVQGTVKVLVAPGESAQSFPLFWIAVCAIIPLLVFLMPEKKIILPG; from the coding sequence ATGAAAACGAACAACAATTCTATGCAGTGGCTGAGATTGTTCCTTGGATTGGTTTTGGTTTTTGCTCTGTTCCACTGGACTGCAAGTGTATTAGGAAGTGATCGCGGACAGTACGGTGTACTAATTGGTCTGCTAGTAGTCGCTGCAATAATTACTGCAAAGATTTTTCTTTTCAACAAATCGTTTAAGGAATCCGTTAAAGAAGTTGGACTGACCAGTCCGAAATCTTCTGGTATTTTAATCGCAATACTCATCAGTGTTTTAATGCTGCTAACCATTTTGGTTTTCTCCTCAGTAACAGATTCCTCCTTCAGTTTTTATCCGAAATGGCATCTGCTTGTTCCGGGATTATTTTTTCAAGCCGGGATAGCTGAAGAAACTTTATTCCGTGGTTATCTTTTCGGTCACATCAGAACGAAATACAGTTTCTGGAAAGCTGCTATTCTTGCTGCGGTTCCATTTATTCTTGTTCATTTGATTATGTTTTATTCACTGTCTTTTGCAATAGCTTTCGCTTCCATTCTTCTGGCGGTTGTTACGTCATTTCCCTTTGCCCGTTTGTTTGAACTCGGAGGAAATACAATTTGGGCTCCCGCAATTCTTCATTTTGTGGTGCAGGGAACGGTAAAAGTACTGGTGGCTCCGGGTGAATCCGCTCAATCATTTCCGTTATTCTGGATTGCGGTTTGTGCAATTATTCCACTGCTTGTTTTTTTAATGCCCGAGAAAAAAATTATTTTACCGGGTTGA
- a CDS encoding nuclear transport factor 2 family protein, with amino-acid sequence MNKEVTEEFLQSFADAFNAHDVNAIMFHMTDDCVFEASAGPDFDGKKFTGQKQVREAFEEVFKSFPDARWSNARHFISGNRGFTEWIFTGTKSDETKVEVTGCDLFTFREGKIVIKNSYRKNRFP; translated from the coding sequence ATGAATAAGGAAGTGACAGAGGAATTCCTGCAGTCTTTTGCTGATGCATTTAATGCACACGATGTTAATGCAATAATGTTTCATATGACAGATGATTGTGTATTCGAAGCTTCAGCGGGACCAGATTTTGACGGAAAGAAATTTACAGGGCAAAAGCAAGTCAGAGAAGCTTTTGAAGAAGTATTTAAATCGTTCCCTGATGCTCGCTGGAGTAATGCCAGACATTTCATTTCTGGGAATAGAGGATTCACCGAGTGGATTTTTACTGGCACTAAATCGGACGAAACTAAAGTTGAAGTTACAGGCTGTGATCTATTTACATTTAGGGAGGGGAAAATAGTGATCAAGAATTCATACAGAAAAAACCGCTTCCCTTAA
- a CDS encoding nuclear transport factor 2 family protein, translated as MKFLIGSIFLLTVYLVSVPAQTISLRNDQDSVLIKQLIDLEFELNDLLAERNFDTYAAYLADDYIRISADGKMKNKEQVLQQFNTTQTGKAVPEIMQIRIYGNTAIMTIRLTITTEEQGVSSIRESLLTKVFILRDGRWYMVSNQGTAIANE; from the coding sequence ATGAAATTTCTTATTGGATCAATATTTCTCTTGACTGTGTATTTAGTTTCTGTTCCTGCACAAACAATATCTTTACGAAACGATCAGGATTCAGTTTTAATAAAACAGTTAATTGACCTTGAATTTGAACTTAATGATCTTCTTGCGGAAAGAAATTTTGATACATACGCCGCATATCTTGCAGATGATTATATAAGAATTTCCGCCGATGGAAAAATGAAAAATAAAGAGCAGGTGCTTCAGCAATTCAACACAACACAAACAGGAAAAGCTGTTCCTGAAATTATGCAGATACGTATTTACGGAAACACTGCAATTATGACTATACGCCTGACTATCACAACTGAAGAACAGGGAGTAAGCTCCATCCGTGAATCCCTGCTAACAAAAGTTTTTATCTTGCGTGACGGACGATGGTATATGGTTTCAAACCAGGGGACGGCTATTGCTAATGAATAA
- a CDS encoding DUF4256 domain-containing protein has translation MRNTNSNKKNLSLKHGEELLKTLKARFEKNMTRHKGIEWTKVEAKLKKSNDKLWSLNEMERTGGEPDVVGFDKRTDEYIFYDCSAESPNGRRSLCYDAEALASRKENKPKDSAVNMANQMCIELLTEEQYRELQKLGTFDAKTSSWLKTPTEIRKLGGAIFCDRRYNKVFTYHNGAESYYAARGFRGVLKV, from the coding sequence ATGAGGAACACCAACAGCAATAAAAAGAACCTGTCACTGAAACACGGGGAAGAACTACTCAAAACATTAAAAGCACGTTTTGAGAAAAATATGACTCGCCATAAAGGAATTGAATGGACTAAAGTAGAAGCGAAATTGAAAAAAAGTAACGATAAACTTTGGTCGCTGAATGAAATGGAAAGAACCGGTGGTGAGCCAGATGTCGTTGGCTTCGATAAGAGAACAGACGAATATATTTTTTATGATTGTTCAGCGGAAAGTCCTAACGGACGAAGAAGTCTTTGCTACGACGCTGAAGCTCTTGCATCAAGAAAAGAAAATAAACCAAAAGACAGTGCAGTTAATATGGCAAATCAAATGTGCATTGAACTTTTAACCGAAGAACAATACCGCGAATTGCAGAAACTTGGAACCTTCGATGCGAAAACATCGAGCTGGTTGAAAACTCCAACTGAAATCAGAAAGCTTGGTGGAGCTATCTTTTGCGATCGGCGCTACAACAAAGTTTTCACATACCACAACGGAGCTGAATCCTATTATGCAGCCAGGGGTTTCCGCGGTGTGCTGAAAGTTTGA
- a CDS encoding DUF1801 domain-containing protein: MGKLAQIKTKETSASVEDFINSVKDEAKRKDSFTILKMMQKASKEKPKMWGSSMIGFGNKIYKSPATGREVEWFKIGFSPRKANISLHLVLDIKKHAAELKKLGKHKTGVGCLYINKLDDIDLKVLEKLVNNAVKTK, translated from the coding sequence ATGGGCAAACTCGCACAAATAAAAACAAAAGAAACCAGCGCAAGCGTTGAGGACTTTATCAATTCCGTTAAAGATGAAGCAAAGCGCAAAGACAGCTTCACGATACTCAAGATGATGCAGAAAGCTTCAAAGGAAAAACCCAAAATGTGGGGCAGCTCGATGATTGGATTTGGAAATAAAATCTACAAAAGTCCCGCAACGGGAAGAGAAGTTGAATGGTTTAAGATAGGTTTCTCTCCGAGGAAAGCGAACATTTCATTGCATCTTGTACTTGATATTAAGAAGCACGCCGCAGAACTGAAAAAACTTGGTAAGCACAAAACCGGTGTTGGCTGTCTTTACATTAATAAGCTAGATGATATTGATTTGAAGGTTCTGGAAAAATTAGTTAACAACGCTGTGAAGACAAAATAA
- a CDS encoding DUF1801 domain-containing protein yields MNKEIKAYNAKQSPEDKKICTILAEEIDRGLPEAENKIWHAHPVWFLDGNPVVGYSKLKDSVRLLFWSGQSFDEDALHKEGSFRAADVRYTSADQINKKDLARWLKKSRDIQWDYKNIIKRKGKLIRLK; encoded by the coding sequence ATGAACAAAGAAATTAAAGCATATAATGCTAAACAATCTCCCGAAGACAAAAAGATCTGCACTATCCTCGCTGAAGAAATTGATCGCGGTCTGCCCGAAGCAGAAAACAAAATCTGGCACGCACATCCGGTTTGGTTTTTAGACGGCAATCCAGTTGTCGGATACAGCAAGTTGAAAGATTCTGTGCGATTGCTTTTCTGGAGCGGGCAATCATTCGATGAAGATGCTTTACACAAAGAAGGAAGTTTCAGAGCTGCTGATGTTCGTTATACTTCTGCGGATCAGATTAACAAAAAAGATCTAGCACGCTGGTTAAAAAAATCCAGAGATATACAATGGGATTATAAAAACATTATTAAGCGAAAAGGCAAATTGATCAGACTGAAATGA